A region of Labeo rohita strain BAU-BD-2019 chromosome 2, IGBB_LRoh.1.0, whole genome shotgun sequence DNA encodes the following proteins:
- the ing5b gene encoding inhibitor of growth protein 5b: MAKGMYLEHYLDSIEGLPCELQRNFSLMEDLDNRTEEKKAEISELASEYMEKVRNLASEERVQHLKKIENAYNKCKEYSDDKVQLAMQIYEMVDKHIRRLDADLARFENDLQEKLDSGDLDSSDEKQSRKEKNLKDKKGSHGRDKKGSDQDSPKQKKQKASGNISESLLAMHPSDVLDMPVDPNEPTYCLCSQVSYGEMIGCDNSDCPIEWFHFACVGLTTKPKGKWYCPRCTQEMRKK, from the exons ATGGCGAAAGGAATGTACTTAGAGCATTATTTAGaca GCATCGAGGGACTTCCCTGCGAGTTGCAGAGAAACTTCTCATTAATGGAGGATTTAGATAACAGAACTGAAG AGAAAAAAGCAGAGATAAGTGAACTAGCTTCTGAGTATATGGAAAAAGTTAGAAATCTAGCATCTGAGGAGCGTGTCCAGCATTTAAAGAAGATTGAAAATGCCTACAACAAGTGCAAAGAGTACAGCGATGACAAAGTTCAGCTTGCAATGCAGATTTATGAAATG GTGGATAAACACATTCGACGGCTGGATGCTGATCTTGCACGCTTTGAGAACGATCTGCAGGAGAAACTGGACTCGGGTGACTTGGATAGCTCAGATGAAAAGCAATCTCGAA AGGAGAAgaatttaaaagacaaaaagggATCCCATGGAAGAGACAAGAAAGGATCAGATCAAGACTCACCCAAGCAGAAAAAACAGAAAGCTAG TGGAAACATAAGTGAATCTCTGCTCGCCATGCACCCATCAGACGTCCTGGATATGCCAGTGGACCCTAATGAACCCACATACTGCTTGTGTAGTCAAGTATCATATGGAGAAATGATTGGATGTGACAATTCTGAT tgtccaATTGAATGGTTTCATTTTGCTTGTGTTGGCCTGACAACCAAACCAAAGGGAAAATG GTACTGTCCACGATGCACCCaagagatgagaaaaaaatag